A single genomic interval of Camelina sativa cultivar DH55 chromosome 11, Cs, whole genome shotgun sequence harbors:
- the LOC104723820 gene encoding probable pectate lyase 15 isoform X2: protein MASSTQKVISVCFAVFVVLALTVTILRKLKTEELQSLSSSSTMAAIRKLKTEEFQSSNSSTMAATMLGGEEEQQHAVAADPEKVADEVAKLVQMSEQNRTARRKLGFFSCGTGNPIDDCWRCDPNWHKNRKRLADCGIGFGRNAIGGRDGRFYVVTDPTDEDVVNPKPGTLRHAVIQEEPLWIVFKRDMVIELKQELIMNSFKTIDGRGANVHIANGACITIQFITNVIIHGLHIHDCKPTGNAMVRSSPSHFGWRTMADGDAVSIFGSSHIWIDHNSLSHCADGLVDAVMGSTAITVSNNHFTHHNEVMLLGHSDSYTKDKLMQVTIAYNHFGEGLVQRMPRCRHGYFHVVNNDYTHWEMYAIGGSAEPTINSQGNRYAAPMDRFAKEVTKRVETDASEWKKWNWRSEGDLLLNGAYFRSSGEEASASYGRASSLAAKPSSMVDTITSTAGALGCRKGRPC, encoded by the exons atGGCGTCGTCTACTCAGAAAGTGATCAGTGTTTGCTTCGCCGTGTTCGTCGTCTTAGCTCTAACGGTGACGATTCTCCG gaagcTGAAAACAGAGGAGTTACAGAGCTTAAGCAGCAGCTCAACAATGGCGGCGATAAg GAAGCTGAAAACAGAGGAGTTTCAGAGCTCAAACAGCTCAACAATGGCGGCGACAAT gCTTGGAggtgaagaagaacaacaacacgcGGTTGCTGCTGATCCAGAGAAGGTTGCTGATGAAGTCGCTAAGCTTGTTCAGAT GAGTGAACAGAACAGGACAGCAAGGAGGAAGCTAGGATTCTTCTCCTGTGGAACTGGTAATCCAATTGATGACTGCTGGCGTTGTGACCCTAACTGGCACAAGAACCGTAAACGCCTCGCGGATTGTGGGATCGGTTTTGGAAGGAACGCAATTGGTGGTCGTGATGGACGCTTCTACGTTGTTACTGATCCAACTGATGAAGACGTTGTTAATCCCAAACCTGGGACTCTACGCCATGCTGTCATCCAGGAGGAGCCTCTTTGGATTGTGTTCAAGAGGGATATGGTTATAGAGCTAAAACAGGAGCTGATCATGAACAGTTTCAAGACCATTGATGGCCGTGGCGCCAACGTGCATATAGCCAACGGTGCTTGCATCACCATCCAGTTTATCACCAATGTCATCATTCATGGTCTTCACATTCATGATTGCAAGCCTACTGGAAATGCAATGGTTAGAAGCTCCCCATCTCACTTTGGTTGGAGGACGATGGCTGATGGTGATGCAGTCTCCATTTTCGGATCGTCTCACATCTGGATTGATCATAACTCCCTCTCTCACTGTGCTGATGGCCTTGTTGATGCTGTCATGGGGTCTACTGCTATTACTGTTTCCAATAACCACTTTACCCACCACAATGAG GTGATGTTGCTTGGTCACAGTGACTCGTACACAAAAGACAAGCTGATGCAAGTGACCATTGCTTACAACCATTTCGGTGAAGGACTGGTTCAGAGAATGCCAAG GTGCAGGCATGGGTATTTCCATGTGGTTAACAACGACTACACTCACTGGGAGATGTACGCCATCGGTGGGAGTGCAGAACCAACCATCAACAGTCAAGGAAACAGATATGCTGCTCCCATGGACCGCTTCGCCAAGGAG GTGACGAAAAGAGTGGAGACAGATGCAAGTGAGTGGAAGAAGTGGAATTGGAGGTCGGAAGGAGACCTTCTACTGAATGGAGCATACTTCAGGTCATCAGGAGAAGAAGCGTCTGCTAGCTATGGACGAGCCTCAAGCTTAGCAGCTAAACCATCATCTATGGTCGACACTATTACCTCCACTGCAGGAGCACTAGGTTGCCGTAAGGGCAGACCTTGCTAG
- the LOC104723820 gene encoding probable pectate lyase 15 isoform X1: MASSTQKVISVCFAVFVVLALTVTILRYDSRKLKTEELQSLSSSSTMAAIRKLKTEEFQSSNSSTMAATMLGGEEEQQHAVAADPEKVADEVAKLVQMSEQNRTARRKLGFFSCGTGNPIDDCWRCDPNWHKNRKRLADCGIGFGRNAIGGRDGRFYVVTDPTDEDVVNPKPGTLRHAVIQEEPLWIVFKRDMVIELKQELIMNSFKTIDGRGANVHIANGACITIQFITNVIIHGLHIHDCKPTGNAMVRSSPSHFGWRTMADGDAVSIFGSSHIWIDHNSLSHCADGLVDAVMGSTAITVSNNHFTHHNEVMLLGHSDSYTKDKLMQVTIAYNHFGEGLVQRMPRCRHGYFHVVNNDYTHWEMYAIGGSAEPTINSQGNRYAAPMDRFAKEVTKRVETDASEWKKWNWRSEGDLLLNGAYFRSSGEEASASYGRASSLAAKPSSMVDTITSTAGALGCRKGRPC; this comes from the exons atGGCGTCGTCTACTCAGAAAGTGATCAGTGTTTGCTTCGCCGTGTTCGTCGTCTTAGCTCTAACGGTGACGATTCTCCGGTACGATTCTAg gaagcTGAAAACAGAGGAGTTACAGAGCTTAAGCAGCAGCTCAACAATGGCGGCGATAAg GAAGCTGAAAACAGAGGAGTTTCAGAGCTCAAACAGCTCAACAATGGCGGCGACAAT gCTTGGAggtgaagaagaacaacaacacgcGGTTGCTGCTGATCCAGAGAAGGTTGCTGATGAAGTCGCTAAGCTTGTTCAGAT GAGTGAACAGAACAGGACAGCAAGGAGGAAGCTAGGATTCTTCTCCTGTGGAACTGGTAATCCAATTGATGACTGCTGGCGTTGTGACCCTAACTGGCACAAGAACCGTAAACGCCTCGCGGATTGTGGGATCGGTTTTGGAAGGAACGCAATTGGTGGTCGTGATGGACGCTTCTACGTTGTTACTGATCCAACTGATGAAGACGTTGTTAATCCCAAACCTGGGACTCTACGCCATGCTGTCATCCAGGAGGAGCCTCTTTGGATTGTGTTCAAGAGGGATATGGTTATAGAGCTAAAACAGGAGCTGATCATGAACAGTTTCAAGACCATTGATGGCCGTGGCGCCAACGTGCATATAGCCAACGGTGCTTGCATCACCATCCAGTTTATCACCAATGTCATCATTCATGGTCTTCACATTCATGATTGCAAGCCTACTGGAAATGCAATGGTTAGAAGCTCCCCATCTCACTTTGGTTGGAGGACGATGGCTGATGGTGATGCAGTCTCCATTTTCGGATCGTCTCACATCTGGATTGATCATAACTCCCTCTCTCACTGTGCTGATGGCCTTGTTGATGCTGTCATGGGGTCTACTGCTATTACTGTTTCCAATAACCACTTTACCCACCACAATGAG GTGATGTTGCTTGGTCACAGTGACTCGTACACAAAAGACAAGCTGATGCAAGTGACCATTGCTTACAACCATTTCGGTGAAGGACTGGTTCAGAGAATGCCAAG GTGCAGGCATGGGTATTTCCATGTGGTTAACAACGACTACACTCACTGGGAGATGTACGCCATCGGTGGGAGTGCAGAACCAACCATCAACAGTCAAGGAAACAGATATGCTGCTCCCATGGACCGCTTCGCCAAGGAG GTGACGAAAAGAGTGGAGACAGATGCAAGTGAGTGGAAGAAGTGGAATTGGAGGTCGGAAGGAGACCTTCTACTGAATGGAGCATACTTCAGGTCATCAGGAGAAGAAGCGTCTGCTAGCTATGGACGAGCCTCAAGCTTAGCAGCTAAACCATCATCTATGGTCGACACTATTACCTCCACTGCAGGAGCACTAGGTTGCCGTAAGGGCAGACCTTGCTAG
- the LOC104723820 gene encoding probable pectate lyase 15 isoform X3 — protein MASSTQKVISVCFAVFVVLALTVTILRKLKTEEFQSSNSSTMAATMLGGEEEQQHAVAADPEKVADEVAKLVQMSEQNRTARRKLGFFSCGTGNPIDDCWRCDPNWHKNRKRLADCGIGFGRNAIGGRDGRFYVVTDPTDEDVVNPKPGTLRHAVIQEEPLWIVFKRDMVIELKQELIMNSFKTIDGRGANVHIANGACITIQFITNVIIHGLHIHDCKPTGNAMVRSSPSHFGWRTMADGDAVSIFGSSHIWIDHNSLSHCADGLVDAVMGSTAITVSNNHFTHHNEVMLLGHSDSYTKDKLMQVTIAYNHFGEGLVQRMPRCRHGYFHVVNNDYTHWEMYAIGGSAEPTINSQGNRYAAPMDRFAKEVTKRVETDASEWKKWNWRSEGDLLLNGAYFRSSGEEASASYGRASSLAAKPSSMVDTITSTAGALGCRKGRPC, from the exons atGGCGTCGTCTACTCAGAAAGTGATCAGTGTTTGCTTCGCCGTGTTCGTCGTCTTAGCTCTAACGGTGACGATTCTCCG GAAGCTGAAAACAGAGGAGTTTCAGAGCTCAAACAGCTCAACAATGGCGGCGACAAT gCTTGGAggtgaagaagaacaacaacacgcGGTTGCTGCTGATCCAGAGAAGGTTGCTGATGAAGTCGCTAAGCTTGTTCAGAT GAGTGAACAGAACAGGACAGCAAGGAGGAAGCTAGGATTCTTCTCCTGTGGAACTGGTAATCCAATTGATGACTGCTGGCGTTGTGACCCTAACTGGCACAAGAACCGTAAACGCCTCGCGGATTGTGGGATCGGTTTTGGAAGGAACGCAATTGGTGGTCGTGATGGACGCTTCTACGTTGTTACTGATCCAACTGATGAAGACGTTGTTAATCCCAAACCTGGGACTCTACGCCATGCTGTCATCCAGGAGGAGCCTCTTTGGATTGTGTTCAAGAGGGATATGGTTATAGAGCTAAAACAGGAGCTGATCATGAACAGTTTCAAGACCATTGATGGCCGTGGCGCCAACGTGCATATAGCCAACGGTGCTTGCATCACCATCCAGTTTATCACCAATGTCATCATTCATGGTCTTCACATTCATGATTGCAAGCCTACTGGAAATGCAATGGTTAGAAGCTCCCCATCTCACTTTGGTTGGAGGACGATGGCTGATGGTGATGCAGTCTCCATTTTCGGATCGTCTCACATCTGGATTGATCATAACTCCCTCTCTCACTGTGCTGATGGCCTTGTTGATGCTGTCATGGGGTCTACTGCTATTACTGTTTCCAATAACCACTTTACCCACCACAATGAG GTGATGTTGCTTGGTCACAGTGACTCGTACACAAAAGACAAGCTGATGCAAGTGACCATTGCTTACAACCATTTCGGTGAAGGACTGGTTCAGAGAATGCCAAG GTGCAGGCATGGGTATTTCCATGTGGTTAACAACGACTACACTCACTGGGAGATGTACGCCATCGGTGGGAGTGCAGAACCAACCATCAACAGTCAAGGAAACAGATATGCTGCTCCCATGGACCGCTTCGCCAAGGAG GTGACGAAAAGAGTGGAGACAGATGCAAGTGAGTGGAAGAAGTGGAATTGGAGGTCGGAAGGAGACCTTCTACTGAATGGAGCATACTTCAGGTCATCAGGAGAAGAAGCGTCTGCTAGCTATGGACGAGCCTCAAGCTTAGCAGCTAAACCATCATCTATGGTCGACACTATTACCTCCACTGCAGGAGCACTAGGTTGCCGTAAGGGCAGACCTTGCTAG